Proteins encoded by one window of Macaca mulatta isolate MMU2019108-1 chromosome 10, T2T-MMU8v2.0, whole genome shotgun sequence:
- the GDF5 gene encoding growth/differentiation factor 5 has product MRLPKLLTFLLWYLAWLDLEFICTVLGAPDWGQKAQGTRPGLAKAEAKERPPLARNVFRPGGHSYGGGAANARAKGGTGHTGGLTQPKKDEPKKLPPRPGGPEPKPGHPPQTRQATARTVTPKGQLPGGKVPPKAGSVPSSFLLKKAREPGSPREPKEPFRPPPITPHEYMLSLYRTLSDADRKGGNSSVKLEAGLANTITSFIDKGQDDRGPVVRKQRYVFDISALEKDGLLGAELRILRKKPSDTAKSAAPVGGRAAQLKLSSCPSGRQPAALLDVRSVPGLDGSGWEVFDIWKLFRNFKNSAQLCLELEAWERGRAVDLRGLGFDRAARQVHEKALFLVFGRTKKRDLFFNEIKARSGQDDKTVYEYLFSQRRKRRAPLATRQGKRPSKNLKARCSRKALHVNFKDMGWDDWIIAPLEYEAFHCEGLCEFPLRSHLEPTNHAVIQTLMNSMDPESTPPTCCVPTRLSPISILFIDSANNVVYKQYEDMVVESCGCR; this is encoded by the exons ATGAGACTCCCCAAACTCCTCACTTTCTTGCTTTGGTACCTGGCTTGGCTGGACCTGGAATTCATCTGCACTGTGTTGGGTGCCCCTGACTGGGGCCAGAAAGCCCAGGGGACCAGGCCAGGATTGGCCAAAGCAGAGGCCAAGGAGAGGCCCCCCCTGGCCCGGAACGTCTTCAGGCCAGGGGGTCACAGCTATGGTGGGGGGGCCGCCAATGCCAGGGCAAAGGGAGGCACCGGGCACACAGGAGGCCTGACACAGCCCAAAAAGGATGAACCCAAAAAGCTGCCCCCCAGACCGGGTGGCCCTGAACCCAAGCCAGGACACCCTCCCCAAACAAGGCAGGCTACAGCCCGGACTGTGACCCCAAAAGGACAGCTTCCCGGGGGCAAGGTACCCCCAAAAGCAGGATCTGTCCCCAGCTCCTTCCTGCTGAAGAAGGCCAGGGAGCCCGGGTCCCCGCGAGAGCCCAAGGAGCCGTTCCGCCCGCCCCCCATCACACCCCACGAGTACATGCTCTCGCTGTACAGGACGCTGTCCGATGCTGACAGAAAGGGAGGCAACAGCAGCGTGAAGTTGGAGGCTGGCCTGGCCAACACCATCACCAGCTTTATTGACAAAGGGCAAG ATGACCGAGGTCCCGTGGTCAGGAAGCAGAGGTACGTGTTTGACATTAGTGCCCTGGAGAAGGATGGGCTGCTGGGGGCCGAGCTGCGGATCTTGCGGAAGAAACCCTCGGACACGGCCAAGTCAGCGGCCCCCGTAGGCGGGCGGGCTGCCCAGCTGAAGCTGTCCAGCTGCCCCAGCGGCCGGCAGCCGGCCGCCTTGCTGGATGTGCGCTCCGTGCCAGGCCTGGACGGATCTGGCTGGGAGGTGTTCGACATCTGGAAGCTCTTCCGAAACTTTAAGAACTCGGCCCAGCTGTGCCTGGAGCTGGAGGCCTGGGAACGGGGCCGGGCCGTCGACCTCCGTGGCCTGGGCTTCGACCGTGCCGCCCGGCAGGTCCACGAGAAGGCCCTGTTCCTGGTGTTTGGCCGCACCAAGAAACGGGACCTGTTCTTTAATGAGATTAAGGCCCGATCTGGCCAGGACGATAAGACAGTGTATGAGTACCTGTTCAGCCAGAGGCGAAAACGGCGGGCCCCACTGGCCACTCGCCAGGGCAAGCGACCCAGCAAGAACCTTAAGGCTCGGTGCAGTCGGAAGGCACTGCATGTCAACTTCAAGGACATGGGCTGGGACGACTGGATCATCGCACCCCTTGAGTACGAGGCTTTCCACTGCGAGGGGCTGTGCGAGTTCCCTTTGCGCTCCCACCTGGAGCCCACGAACCATGCAGTCATCCAGACCCTTATGAACTCCATGGACCCCGAGTCCACACCACCCACCTGCTGTGTGCCCACGCGGCTGAGTCCCATCAGCATCCTCTTCATTGACTCTGCCAACAACGTGGTGTATAAGCAGTATGAGGACATGGTCGTGGAGTCGTGTGGCTGCAGGTAG